From Pseudomonas sp. AN-1:
GCACGTCGCCCGGGTAGATCAGATGCGGATTCTGCACCTGCGGGTTGGCCTGCCAGATCTCCGGCCACTTCCACGGCTGGCGCAGGAACTTGCCGGAGATATCCCACAGGGTATCGCCGCGCGCCACCGTGTAGGTCTGCGGATGGCCGTCCCTGAGCTGGACCTCGGCCTGCGCCAGACCGCCAGCCGCCAGCAGCAGCAGGGCGACTAATGATTTCCTCATGAGGTGAATCCCTTTATCATGTGCCGACACGGGAAACGTGCGCCGGCCGGCGAAATACGCGGCCTCAAGCCGTTTTTCGAGCTGCCGGGCATCTTATCAGCCGGTTTTCGATTTATTCCACAAGTGCATCACAAACGCATATGGCGATCCTGAACATTCTCGAGTTCCCCGATCCGCGCCTGCGCACCCTCGCCAAGCCGGTGGAGGTGGTCGACGACGCCCTGCGCCAGCTGATCGACGACATGTTCGAGACCATGTACGCCGCCCCCGGCATCGGCCTGGCGGCGACCCAGGTCAACGTGCACAAGCGCCTGGTGGTGATGGACCTGTCCGAGGACAAGAGCGCGCCGCGGGTGTTCATCAACCCCGAACTGGAAATGCTCACCGACGACCTCGGCCCCTACCAGGAAGGCTGCCTCTCCGTCCCCGGCTTCTACGAGAACGTCGACCGTCCGCTCAAGGTGCGCATCAGGGCGCTGGACCGCGACGGCCAGCCGTTCGAGGAGATCGCCGAGGGCCTGCTCGCCGTGTGCATCCAGCACGAGTGCGACCACCTCAACGGCAAGCTGTTCGTCGACTACCTGTCCGGCCTCAAGCGCGACCGCATCAAGAAGAAGCTGGAAAAACAGCATCGCCTGCAGCACAACTGATTCACCGGAAGGCTTGCCCGCGGCAAGCCTTTTTTCTTGAGCGAGAGCCCATGAGCCAGCCCCTGCGCATCGTCTTCGCCGGTACCCCGGAATTCGCCGCCGTCCACCTCCAGGCCCTGCTCGACGCGGGCCTGACGCCGGTGGCGGTGTACACCCAGCCCGACCGCCCGGCCGGCCGCGGCCAGAAGCTGATGGCCAGCCCGGTCAAGCAGCTGGCAGCCACGCACGGCATCCCCGTCCTGCAGCCGCAGACCCTGCGCGATGCGGCAGCGCAGGCCGAGCTGGCGGCGCTGCAGCCCGACCTGCTGCTGGTGGTGGCCTACGGCCTGATCCTGCCGCAGGCGGTGCTCGACATCCCGCCTCTCGGCTGCATCAACAGCCACGCCTCGCTGCTGCCGCGCTGGCGCGGCGCCGCGCCGATCCAGCGCGCGGTGCAGGCCGGCGACGCCGAGTCGGGCGTCACCGTGATGCGCATGGAGGCCGGCCTCGACACCGGGCCGATGCTGCTCAAGGTGACCACGCCGATCGCCGCCGACGACACCGGCGGCAGCCTGCACGACCGCCTGGCCACGCTGGGCGCCGCCGCGGTGGTCGCGGCCATCCCGCAGCTGGCCGCCGGCACCCTGCACGGCGAGGTGCAGGACGACGCGCTGGCCACCTACGCCCACAAGCTCAACAAGGACGAGGCGCGCCTCGACTGGAGCCGCCCGGCGGTGGAGCTGGAACGCCTGGTGCGCGCCTTCAATCCCTGGCCGGTCTGCCACACCACGCTCGGCGAGGCCGCGCTCAAGGTGTATGCCGCCGAAGTCGGTGAGGGGCAGGGCGCGCCGGGTGAAATTCTCGCCGCCAGCCGCGACGGCCTGACCGTGGCCTGCGGCGCGGGCGCGCTGCGCCTGACCCGCCTGCAGCTACCGGGCGGCAAGCCGCTGGGCTTCGCCGACCTGTACAACAGCCGCCGCGAGCAGTTCGCCGCCGGCCAGGTGCTGGCCTGATGGCCGTCGATCCGCGGCTGGCCGCCGCCCGCGCCCTCGGCGCCGTGCTCGCCGGCAAGGCCTCGCTGGGCAGCGCCCTGCCGGCGCAGCTGGACAAGGTCGAGCCGCGCGACCGTGGCCTGACCCAGGAGCTGGCCTTCGGCACCGCGCGCTGGCAGCCGCGTCTGTCCCTGCTCGCCGACAAGCTGCTGCAGAAGCCGTTCAAGGCCGCCGACACGGATCTCGAGGCGCTGCTGCTGGTCGGCCTGTACCAGCTGCTGTACACGCGCATCCCCGCCCACGCGGCGATCGGCGAGACGGTCGGCTGTGTCGACAAGCTGAAGAAGTCCTCGGCCAAGGGCCTGATCAACGCCGTGCTGCGCCGCGCCCAGCGCGAGGGCGAGGCGCTGCTCGCCGAACTGGAGCGCGACCCGGCGGCGCGCACCGCCCATCCGCGCTGGCTGCAGAAGGCGCTCAAGGCGCACTGGCCGGCGGACTGGGAAGCCATCTGCGCCGCCAACAACAGCCATCCGCCGCTGACCCTGCGGGTCAACCGCCGCCACGGCAGCCGTGACGCCTACCTGGCCGAGCTGGCCGCCACCGGCATCGCCGCACGCGCCTGTCCGTTCAGCCCGGATGGCGTGCAGCTGGCCACGCCCTGCGACGTCACCACCCTGCCGGGCTTCGCCGAGGGCCGGGTCAGCGTGCAGGACGAGGCCGCCCAGCTGGCCGCCGACCTGCTCGAGCTGGCGCCCAACCTGCGCGTGCTGGATGCCTGTTGCGCGCCCGGCGGCAAGACCTGCCACCTGCTGGAGGCCGAGCCCTCGCTCAGCGTCACTGCCGTCGACCTGGAGGAGAGCCGCCTGGTGCGGGTGCGCGAGAACCTCGCCCGCCTCGGGCTCGACGCCAGGCTGGTCGCCGCCGACGCCCGCGCCGTCGGCCAGTGGTGGGACGGCAAGCCGTTCCAGCGCATCCTGCTCGACGCGCCCTGCTCGGCGACCGGGGTGATCCGCCGCCACCCGGACATCAAGCTGACCCGCCAGCAAGGCGACATCGCCGCGCTGGCCGCCCTGCAGGGCGAGCTGCTCGACGCCCTGTGGCCGACCCTCGAGGTCGGCGGCGTGCTGCTCTACGCCACCTGCTCGAGCCTGCCGACCGAGAACACCGAGGTGATCGGCGCCTTCCTCGCCCGCACCCCCGGCGCGCGCGAGCTGGACATCCCCGGCCCGTTCGGCGTCAGGCAGCCGCACGGCCGCCAGTTGCTGGCCCAGGTCGACGGCCACGACGGTTTCTACTACGCCAAGCTGATCAAGATCGCCGCCGCCCCCGCGCGCGCGCAAGGAGCAGTCACCGGATGAAGATCATCATTCTCGGCGCGGGACAGGTCGGCGGCAGCCTGGCCGAACACCTGGCCAGCGAGGCCAACGACATCACCGTGGTCGACACCGACGGCGACCGCCTGCGCGACCTGGGCGACCGCCTGGACATCCGCACCATCCAGGGCAAGGGCTCCTACCCGACGGTGCTGCGCCAGGCCGGCGCCGACGACGCCGACATGCTGGTGGCGGTGACCAACAGCGACGAGTCGAACATGATCGCCTGCCAGGTCGCCTACACCCTGTTCAACACGCCGACCAAGATCGCCCGGGTGCGCGAGGCGGCCTACCTGACCCGCGCCGGCCTGTTCGCCAACGAGGCGATCCCGGTCGACGTGCTGATCAGCCCCGAGCAGGTGGTGACCAACTACATCCGCCGGCTGATCGAGTACCCCGGCGCCCTGCAGGTGCTCGACTTCGCCGAGGGCAAGGCGCAGCTGGTCGGCGTGCGCGCCTACTACGGCGGCCCGCTGGTCGGCCAGCAGCTCAAGCAGATCCGCGAGCACATGCCGACCATCGACGCCCGGGTGGCGGCCATCTACCGCCGCGACCGCGCCATCCTGCCGCAGGGCGACACGGTGATCGAGGCCGACGACGAGGTGTTCTTCATCGCCGCGCGCAGCCACATCCGCGCGGTGATGAGCGAGCTGCGGCGCATCGACGACGGCTACCGCAAGGTGGTGATCGCCGGCGGCGGGCACATCGGCGAGCGCCTGGCCGAGGCCATCGAGACCCGCTACCAGGTCAAGATCATCGAGATGAACGCAGCGCGCTGCCGCTACCTGTCCGACACCCTGGAAAGCACCATCGTCCTGCAGGGTAGCGCCAGCGACCGCGACCTGCTGGTCGAGGAGAACATCGCCGAGGCCGACCTGTTCCTCGCCCTGACCAACGACGACGAGGCCAACATCATGTCCTCGCTGCTGGCCAAGCGCCTCGGCGCGCGCAAGGTGATGAGCCTGATCAGCAACCCGGCCTACGTCGACCTGATCCAGGGCGGCGAGATCGACATCGCCATCAGCCCGCAGCAGGCCACCATCGGCACCCTGCTGACCCACGTGCGCCGCGGCGACATAGTCGCGGTGCACTCGCTGCGCCGTGGCGCCGCCGAGGCGATCGAGGCCATCGCCCACGGCGACGCGCGCTCGAGCAAGGTGGTCGGCCGCCGGGTCGCCGACGTGCCGCTGCCGCCGGGCACCACCATCGGCGCCATCGTCCGCGACGAGGAAGTGCTGATCGCCCACGGCGAGACGCGCATCGAGTCGGGCGACCACGTGCTGCTGTTCCTCGTCGACAAGAAGCACATCCGCGACGTCGAGCGCCTGTTCCAGGCCGGCCTGACCTTCTTCTGAGCCCGGGTCGGCTGCGCCTGCGGGCGCGGCCGGCTCCGCTGCCGCACGGACCGCCCCATGCACTACGCCGTCATCTCCCGCATCCTCGGCCTGCTGCTGATGATCTTCAGCGTCACCCACCTGCCGCCCATGCTGCTCGGCGTGCACGACGGCGACGACACCTGGCGCAGCTTCGTCTGGTCGTTCGCCATTACCCTGGTCACCGGCACGCTGATCTGGTTCCCCAACCGCGAGGCCCACGGCGAACTGCGCGTGCGCGACGGCTACCTGATCACCGCGCTGTTCTGGTTCGTCCTCGGCGCCTTCGGCGCCATCCCCTTCCTGCTCGGCGAGCGACCGGCGATGGACGCCGCCGACGCGCTGTTCGAGGCCTTCTCCGGCCTCAGCACCACCGGCGCCACCGTGCTCACCGGCCTCGACGCGCTGCCGCGCTCGATCCTCTACTACCGCCAGCAGCTGCAGTGGCTGGGCGGCATGGGCATCGTGGTGCTCGCCGTGGCGGTGATGCCGATGCTCGGCATCGGCGGCATGCAGCTGTACCGCGCCGAGATGCCCGGGCCGCTGAAGGACAACAAGCTGTCACCGCGCATCGCCGACACCGCCAAGACCCTGTGGCTGATCTACTGCGGGCTGACCGCCCTCTGCGCGCTGGCCTACTGGATTGCCGGCATGAGCCCGTTCGACGCCATCGGCCACAGCTTCGCCACCATCGCCATCGGCGGCTTCTCCACCCACGACGCCAGCATCGCCTTCTTCGACAGCGCGCTGATCGAGGCCATCTGCATCTTCTTCATGGCCGCCTCGGGGATGAACTTCGCCCTGCACTTCCTCGCCCTGCGCAGCCGCTCGCTGAAGGCCTACCTGCGCGACCCCGAGTGCATGACCTACCTCAGGCTGCTGGCCGCGGTATTCGTCATCACCACCGCGCTGCTGCTGGTCTACAGCCACCACGACGACCCGCTCGACTCGATCCGCTTCGCCGCCTTCCAGGTGGTCTCGGTGTTCACCACCACCGGCTTCGGCGTCGACGACTTCAGCGTGTGGCCGAGCTTCCTGCCGTTCCTGCTGATCTATACCACCTTCATCGGCGCCTGCGCCGGCTCCACCGGCGGCGGCATGAAGGTGATGCGCGCCATGCTGGTGGTGCGCCAAGGCCAGCGCGAGATCCAGCGCCTGCTGCACCCCAGCGGCGTGTTCGGGGTGAAGATGGGCCGGCGCAAGGTGCCCGACCGGGTGATCGAGTCGGTATGGGGCTTCTGCGCCATGTACATGGTGACCTTCTTCGGCCTGATGCTGCTGCTGCTCGGCACCGGCCTCGACCCGATCACCGCCTTCTCCAGCCTGGCCTCGTGCATGAACAACCTCGGCCCGGCGCTGGGCGACGCCGCCGCCCACTACGCCAATCTGCCGGACAGCGCCAAGCTGCTGCTCAGCGTGGCGATGATCCTCGGCCGTCTCGAGGTGTTCTCGCTGATCGTGTTGCTGTCGCCGGCGTTCTGGCGCTACTGAGGCGCGCTCGGCTAGGCTGGACGACCACAACGCGTCGCCCACCAGCGGCGGCGCAATCTCCACCCACTGCAGGGGAACGCCCATGACCACCGTCGCCGCCCTGGAAAGACTGCTGGCCGCCGGCCACGACAACGCCCTGCTGCGCTTCGGCCTGGGCAACGCCCACCTGGATGCCGGCGACGCCGTCCAGGCGCTGCCCCACCTGCAGCGCTGCGTGGAATTCGATCCCGGCTACTCGGCGGCCTGGAAACTGCTGGGCAAGGCCCATGCGGCGCTCGGCGCCACGGACGCGGCGCGCGCCGCCTGGCAGCAGGGCCTGGAAGCCGCCCGCACCCGCGGCGACAAGCAGGCGGAGAAGGAGATGACGGTGTTCCTGAAGAAGCTGGACAAGCCGCGTGCCGGCTAGAGCCCCGGCGACGGCACGAGGAGGCCGCCGATGAGCTGCACCGGCCGCACGATAGACCGCCTGCGTCGGCAGATCCCCGGCTTCGCCTGCGAGCCCGGCTGCCACGACTGCTGCGGGCCGGTCACCGCCTCCTCCGAGGAGATGTCGCGCCTGCCGGTGAAAAGCGTCGCCGCGCATGACGCGGCGCTGGCCGACTGGAACTGCGTGCACCTCGGCCCGCAGGGCTGCGAGGTGTACGACGAACGCCCGCTGATCTGCCGCCTGTTCGGCACCACGGCGAGCCTGCCCTGCCCGCGCGGCCGCGGACCGGCGACACCCACCCCGGCGCAGGTCGAGCAGCAGGTCCACGAGCTGATCGCCAGCACCCGCCAGGTGCTGGTCTAGCACCGGCGCGTCCTCAAGCGCTTGATGGCGCCCTCGACCACAGCGTCGGCATCCAGCCGTCACGGCCCGCCGGACCGTGGCGGCCGCTCTTCTGCGCACACTCCGCCCTTGCGTGCACAAACCTATGCATGGATATTGTACAGTACGCACAACTTGTACAACTTAGCCTGTCCCAGCGGAGTTCCACAATGCCGGCCTCTACCAGAAGAAGACTCAGCATCGGCCAGCGTCTGGCCCTCGGCTTCGCCGTCATCCTGGCGATGATGGTGCTGCTCACCCTGATCGGCGTGAATCGCGTGGGAGGGATCAGGAACAGCCTGGTCGCCATCAACGAGGAGCACAGCGTCAAGCAGCGCCAGGCGATCAACTTCCGCGGCAGCGTGCACGACCGCGCCATCGCCCTGCGTGACGTGGTGCTGGCCCGCTCGACCGCCGAGCAGCAGGCCGCCCTCGCCGAGATCCAGCGCCTGGCCGACAACTATGCCGAGGCGCAACGCGTGCTCGACGGCCTGCTGCAGAAGAGCAGCGGCGTGCTGCAGCAGGAACGCGAGCTGGCCGCGGCGATCCGCGAGGTCGAGCAGCGCACCCTGCCGCTGGCCAGTGCGGTGATCGCCGCCCAGCAGGGCGGCCGGCCGGACGAGGCCCGCACCCTGCTGCTCGAACGGGCAGCACCGGCCTTCAGCGACTGGCTGGCCAGCATCAACGCCTTCATCGACCTGCAGGAAGGCGAGATCCGCCGCGACTCGCAGCAGGCCACCGCGATCGCCTTGAGCTTCTCCTGGCTGATGATCATCCTCTGCAGCGCGGCCCTGCTCTGCGGCGTGCTGCTGGCCGTCCTGATCACCCGGCGCCTGCTGGCCCAGCTGGGCGCCGAACCGGACGAGGTGCGCGAACTGGCTGCCGCCATCGGTCGCGGCGAACTGGCCGTCGGCGGCCAGCCCCGCGGGCATACCGACAGCATCCTGGCCGCCCTGCTGGCGATGGCCGCCCAGTTGCAGGACACCGTGGCGCGGGTGCGCCGGTCGGCCGATGCGGTGTCGGTCGGCAGCACGCAGATCTCCCGGCATGGCGACGAGCTGAGCGAGCGCTCCGAGCAGCAGGTCAGCGCGCTGACCGCTACCGCCGCCGCCATGGAAGAGCTCGGCGCCACCGTGCGCCTGAACGCCGACAACGCCCGCCAGGCCGACCGGCTGGCCGCCTCGGCCGCCAGCGTGGCCAACCGCGGCGGCGAGCTGATGCAGGCGGTGGTGGCGACCATGGGCGACATCAACAGCCGCTCGCGGCAGGTCGCCGACATCGTGGCGATCATCGACGGCATCGCCTTCCAGACCAACATCCTCGCCCTCAACGCCTCGGTCGAGGCGGCGCGGGCCGGCGAGGAGGGCCGCGGCTTCGCCGTGGTGGCCAACGAGGTACGCCATCTGGCCCAGCGCAGCGCGGAGGCCGCCCGGGACATCAAGGCGCTGATCGGCGAAACCCTGCAGAGCGTCGAGCGCGGCGCCGGGCTGGTCGACGACGCCGGGCACACCACCGCCGAGATCGTCACCGCCATCGCCCGCGTCTCGCAGATCATGAGCGAGATCAGCACCGCCAGCCGCGAGCAGAGCACGGCAGTCGAGCAGGTCAGCCGCGCGGTGGTCGACATGGACCAGACGACTCAGGTCAACCGCCTGCTGGTCACCGACAGCGCCCAGGCCGCGCACAGCCTGCAGCAGCAGGCCGAGGCGCTGGCCGCGGCGATGGCGGTGTTCCGCCTCGACAGCCAGGCCGACGCCCCGCACGTGCCGGCCCCTGCGGCGCTGCCGGCAGCGCACGCCGCCCGCGCGCCGAGCCCGGCATTCTGAAGCGTACCGGGGCGGGCCCGAGCCGCCCCGGCTGGCGCACCATGCGCTGCAACAGCGACGCCGCTGCCCCTGGACGGGGCAGTGGCGTTGTTCATTACCGCGTGGCGCCCGGCAGTCCGAGCGCGGCTTCAGTCGCCGACGAAAACCAGCGCCACGCCGCCGCTCTCGCAGCGCAGCACACGCATGTGCACCAGCGGGGCCTCTCCCGGCAGGCCCTGGACCTGACCGCAGACCAGCTCGCCGGGCTGCATGAGGCCCCGGGGCTCGTCGAGCAGCACGAACACCCCGCCATCGGAGATGTCGCGGGTGATGACCTGCAACCTGCCATGCTGCGGATGCTCGATGCACAGCGGAACCTTCATCGGTGTGCGCACATGCACGCGACGGTTTTCCATGTTCGGGATCGTCCTGTCTGCGGGGGAG
This genomic window contains:
- the def gene encoding peptide deformylase, which codes for MAILNILEFPDPRLRTLAKPVEVVDDALRQLIDDMFETMYAAPGIGLAATQVNVHKRLVVMDLSEDKSAPRVFINPELEMLTDDLGPYQEGCLSVPGFYENVDRPLKVRIRALDRDGQPFEEIAEGLLAVCIQHECDHLNGKLFVDYLSGLKRDRIKKKLEKQHRLQHN
- the fmt gene encoding methionyl-tRNA formyltransferase yields the protein MSQPLRIVFAGTPEFAAVHLQALLDAGLTPVAVYTQPDRPAGRGQKLMASPVKQLAATHGIPVLQPQTLRDAAAQAELAALQPDLLLVVAYGLILPQAVLDIPPLGCINSHASLLPRWRGAAPIQRAVQAGDAESGVTVMRMEAGLDTGPMLLKVTTPIAADDTGGSLHDRLATLGAAAVVAAIPQLAAGTLHGEVQDDALATYAHKLNKDEARLDWSRPAVELERLVRAFNPWPVCHTTLGEAALKVYAAEVGEGQGAPGEILAASRDGLTVACGAGALRLTRLQLPGGKPLGFADLYNSRREQFAAGQVLA
- the rsmB gene encoding 16S rRNA (cytosine(967)-C(5))-methyltransferase RsmB, which codes for MAVDPRLAAARALGAVLAGKASLGSALPAQLDKVEPRDRGLTQELAFGTARWQPRLSLLADKLLQKPFKAADTDLEALLLVGLYQLLYTRIPAHAAIGETVGCVDKLKKSSAKGLINAVLRRAQREGEALLAELERDPAARTAHPRWLQKALKAHWPADWEAICAANNSHPPLTLRVNRRHGSRDAYLAELAATGIAARACPFSPDGVQLATPCDVTTLPGFAEGRVSVQDEAAQLAADLLELAPNLRVLDACCAPGGKTCHLLEAEPSLSVTAVDLEESRLVRVRENLARLGLDARLVAADARAVGQWWDGKPFQRILLDAPCSATGVIRRHPDIKLTRQQGDIAALAALQGELLDALWPTLEVGGVLLYATCSSLPTENTEVIGAFLARTPGARELDIPGPFGVRQPHGRQLLAQVDGHDGFYYAKLIKIAAAPARAQGAVTG
- the trkA gene encoding Trk system potassium transporter TrkA, which codes for MKIIILGAGQVGGSLAEHLASEANDITVVDTDGDRLRDLGDRLDIRTIQGKGSYPTVLRQAGADDADMLVAVTNSDESNMIACQVAYTLFNTPTKIARVREAAYLTRAGLFANEAIPVDVLISPEQVVTNYIRRLIEYPGALQVLDFAEGKAQLVGVRAYYGGPLVGQQLKQIREHMPTIDARVAAIYRRDRAILPQGDTVIEADDEVFFIAARSHIRAVMSELRRIDDGYRKVVIAGGGHIGERLAEAIETRYQVKIIEMNAARCRYLSDTLESTIVLQGSASDRDLLVEENIAEADLFLALTNDDEANIMSSLLAKRLGARKVMSLISNPAYVDLIQGGEIDIAISPQQATIGTLLTHVRRGDIVAVHSLRRGAAEAIEAIAHGDARSSKVVGRRVADVPLPPGTTIGAIVRDEEVLIAHGETRIESGDHVLLFLVDKKHIRDVERLFQAGLTFF
- a CDS encoding TrkH family potassium uptake protein, translated to MHYAVISRILGLLLMIFSVTHLPPMLLGVHDGDDTWRSFVWSFAITLVTGTLIWFPNREAHGELRVRDGYLITALFWFVLGAFGAIPFLLGERPAMDAADALFEAFSGLSTTGATVLTGLDALPRSILYYRQQLQWLGGMGIVVLAVAVMPMLGIGGMQLYRAEMPGPLKDNKLSPRIADTAKTLWLIYCGLTALCALAYWIAGMSPFDAIGHSFATIAIGGFSTHDASIAFFDSALIEAICIFFMAASGMNFALHFLALRSRSLKAYLRDPECMTYLRLLAAVFVITTALLLVYSHHDDPLDSIRFAAFQVVSVFTTTGFGVDDFSVWPSFLPFLLIYTTFIGACAGSTGGGMKVMRAMLVVRQGQREIQRLLHPSGVFGVKMGRRKVPDRVIESVWGFCAMYMVTFFGLMLLLLGTGLDPITAFSSLASCMNNLGPALGDAAAHYANLPDSAKLLLSVAMILGRLEVFSLIVLLSPAFWRY
- a CDS encoding tetratricopeptide repeat protein; amino-acid sequence: MTTVAALERLLAAGHDNALLRFGLGNAHLDAGDAVQALPHLQRCVEFDPGYSAAWKLLGKAHAALGATDAARAAWQQGLEAARTRGDKQAEKEMTVFLKKLDKPRAG
- a CDS encoding YkgJ family cysteine cluster protein, which translates into the protein MSCTGRTIDRLRRQIPGFACEPGCHDCCGPVTASSEEMSRLPVKSVAAHDAALADWNCVHLGPQGCEVYDERPLICRLFGTTASLPCPRGRGPATPTPAQVEQQVHELIASTRQVLV
- a CDS encoding methyl-accepting chemotaxis protein, which encodes MEELGATVRLNADNARQADRLAASAASVANRGGELMQAVVATMGDINSRSRQVADIVAIIDGIAFQTNILALNASVEAARAGEEGRGFAVVANEVRHLAQRSAEAARDIKALIGETLQSVERGAGLVDDAGHTTAEIVTAIARVSQIMSEISTASREQSTAVEQVSRAVVDMDQTTQVNRLLVTDSAQAAHSLQQQAEALAAAMAVFRLDSQADAPHVPAPAALPAAHAARAPSPAF
- a CDS encoding PilZ domain-containing protein gives rise to the protein MENRRVHVRTPMKVPLCIEHPQHGRLQVITRDISDGGVFVLLDEPRGLMQPGELVCGQVQGLPGEAPLVHMRVLRCESGGVALVFVGD